A stretch of Pseudomonas sp. LS.1a DNA encodes these proteins:
- a CDS encoding NADP(H)-dependent aldo-keto reductase has product MEYRQLGRTDLTVSALCLGTMTWGEQNVQAEAFEQIARAKAAGVNFIDTAEMYPVPPRPETYAATERIIGNWFRDNGDRDDWVLASKVAGPGNGISHIRDGQLKHNRQHIVAALDESLKRLQTDRIDLYQLHWPERSTNFFGKLGYQHLPQDHFTPLEETLEVLDEQVRAGKIRHIGLSNETPWGTMKFLQLAESRGWPRAVSIQNPYNLLNRSFEVGLAEVAIREQCGLLAYSPLAFGMLSGKYENGARPENARLTLFSRFARYSNPQTVAACSRYVQLAREHGLDPAQMALAFVTRQPFVTSNIIGATSLEQLDSNLASLELSLSDELLAAIEAIHQEQPNPAP; this is encoded by the coding sequence ATGGAATACCGCCAGCTCGGCCGTACCGACCTCACCGTCAGCGCCCTGTGCCTGGGCACCATGACCTGGGGCGAACAGAACGTCCAGGCCGAGGCCTTCGAGCAGATTGCCCGGGCCAAGGCCGCGGGGGTCAACTTCATCGACACCGCCGAGATGTACCCGGTGCCGCCCCGCCCCGAAACCTATGCCGCCACCGAGCGCATCATCGGCAACTGGTTCCGTGACAATGGCGATCGCGACGACTGGGTGCTGGCCAGCAAGGTCGCCGGCCCCGGCAACGGCATCAGCCACATCCGCGACGGCCAGCTCAAGCATAATCGCCAGCACATCGTCGCGGCGCTGGACGAGAGCCTCAAGCGCCTGCAGACCGACCGCATCGACCTGTACCAGCTGCACTGGCCCGAGCGCAGCACCAACTTCTTCGGCAAGCTGGGCTACCAGCACCTGCCACAGGACCACTTCACCCCGTTGGAAGAAACCCTCGAAGTGCTCGACGAGCAGGTGCGCGCAGGCAAGATCCGCCACATCGGCCTGTCCAACGAAACGCCGTGGGGCACCATGAAGTTCCTGCAACTGGCCGAAAGCCGCGGCTGGCCACGGGCGGTATCGATCCAGAACCCGTACAACCTGCTCAACCGCAGCTTCGAAGTGGGCCTGGCGGAAGTGGCCATCCGCGAACAGTGCGGCCTGCTGGCCTATTCGCCGCTGGCGTTCGGCATGCTTTCCGGCAAATACGAGAACGGCGCACGCCCGGAAAACGCACGCCTGACCCTGTTCAGCCGCTTTGCCCGCTACTCCAACCCACAGACCGTGGCGGCCTGCAGCCGCTATGTGCAACTGGCCCGCGAACATGGCCTGGACCCGGCGCAGATGGCCCTGGCGTTCGTCACCCGGCAGCCGTTCGTGACCAGCAACATCATTGGTGCGACCAGCCTCGAGCAGCTGGACAGCAACCTGGCCAGCCTCGAGCTGAGCCTGAGTGATGAACTGCTGGCGGCGATCGAGGCGATTCACCAAGAGCAGCCAAACCCGGCACCTTGA
- a CDS encoding GlxA family transcriptional regulator, with protein MQAKDFFHLASLRYGKQLGLGLQPMFEIRLVSPDGQPVDSFSHVQLPVDGGLDDADVIILPAFWDDFDNLLQRYPQVLPWLREQHARGAVLCAEASGVFWLAESGLLDGKEATTYWRFFTSFAERFPKIRLNQDKHLTDADNIYCAGGATSACDLYIYLIERFCGANVARAVSRDILYEVQRNYTPGRMGFGGQKLHQDLIILQIQHWLEEHFADKFRFEDVARNHGMSIRNFMRRFQGATGDKPLHYLQRLRIETAKGLLSSTRKSIKTISYEVGYDDASFFARLFRQHTELSPNQYRQQFMQEA; from the coding sequence ATGCAGGCCAAGGACTTCTTCCACCTCGCCAGCTTGCGCTACGGCAAACAGCTGGGCCTGGGCCTGCAGCCCATGTTCGAGATCCGCCTGGTGAGCCCGGACGGCCAGCCCGTGGACAGCTTCAGCCATGTGCAACTGCCGGTCGACGGCGGCCTGGACGACGCCGATGTGATCATCCTCCCGGCTTTCTGGGACGACTTCGACAACCTGCTGCAACGTTATCCACAGGTGCTGCCGTGGCTGCGTGAACAGCATGCCCGCGGCGCGGTGCTGTGCGCCGAGGCCAGTGGCGTGTTCTGGCTGGCCGAGTCCGGCCTGCTCGACGGCAAGGAAGCGACCACCTACTGGCGCTTCTTCACCAGCTTTGCCGAACGCTTCCCGAAGATCCGCCTGAACCAAGACAAGCACCTGACCGACGCCGACAATATCTATTGTGCTGGCGGCGCCACTTCAGCCTGCGACCTGTACATCTACCTGATCGAACGCTTCTGCGGCGCCAACGTGGCCCGCGCCGTGTCCCGCGACATCCTCTACGAAGTACAGCGCAACTACACCCCCGGGCGCATGGGCTTTGGCGGGCAGAAGCTGCACCAGGACCTGATCATCCTGCAGATCCAGCATTGGCTGGAGGAACACTTCGCCGACAAGTTCCGCTTCGAGGACGTGGCTCGCAACCACGGCATGAGCATTCGCAACTTCATGCGCCGCTTCCAGGGCGCGACGGGGGACAAACCGCTGCACTACCTGCAACGGTTGAGGATCGAGACGGCCAAGGGGTTGCTGTCGAGCACGCGCAAGAGCATCAAGACCATCAGTTACGAGGTCGGCTATGACGATGCCAGTTTCTTTGCGCGGCTGTTCCGCCAGCACACCGAGTTGTCGCCGAACCAGTATCGGCAGCAGTTCATGCAGGAGGCTTGA
- the rplM gene encoding 50S ribosomal protein L13: MKTFTAKPETVKREWFVVDAAGQTLGRLATEIASRLRGKHKPEYTPHVDTGDYIVVINAEQVRVTGAKSSDKMYYSHSGFPGGIKEINFEKLIAKAPERVIETAVKGMLPKNPLGRDMYRKLKVYAGAAHPHTAQQPQELKI; encoded by the coding sequence ATGAAAACTTTTACTGCTAAACCGGAAACAGTAAAGCGCGAGTGGTTCGTAGTCGACGCCGCTGGCCAGACCCTGGGTCGTCTGGCTACCGAAATCGCTAGCCGTCTGCGTGGCAAACACAAACCAGAATACACCCCTCACGTTGACACCGGCGACTACATCGTCGTTATCAACGCTGAACAGGTTCGTGTGACTGGTGCCAAGTCTTCCGACAAGATGTACTACTCCCACTCCGGTTTCCCGGGCGGCATCAAGGAAATCAACTTCGAGAAGTTGATCGCCAAGGCCCCTGAGCGTGTTATCGAAACTGCGGTCAAAGGCATGCTGCCGAAGAACCCGCTGGGTCGCGACATGTACCGCAAGCTGAAAGTGTACGCGGGTGCTGCTCACCCACACACTGCTCAGCAGCCTCAAGAACTGAAGATCTAA
- a CDS encoding penicillin-binding protein activator — translation MIACLRLFTALCLAALLAACASSPSSSLGELPRTPDASIEQLLEKAASSKSAEDAALLRLSAADLAYKQKDFPRAARILEQVPLDTLKPAQQVFASTLGAELAMSRNQPKAALTALAHPSLQRVAELPEQQQARTYSVHAAALEADGQALAAAQQRVLLAPLLSGQAASANNDAIWALVASLPAEQLQQPGNDQTLAGWTSLAFAVKSAGTLEQQQAAIEAWVKQHPDHPAAQQLPLALTKLKELASQPLTKIALLLPQEGPLAGVARALRDGFMAAHFQAQQAGQQAPAVQVFDSSRIGSLDDFYRQAQAAGVQLVIGPLEKPLVKQLAAKPQLPITTLALNYADAGQKAPPQLFQFGLAAEDEAREVARRARADGMVRAVALVPSGEWGDRVLAAFRQDWEGNGGTLLAAERIAQPVALAQQIADLFQLRQSEGRAKSLQSTVGGSIAAQPSRRQDIDFIFLASTPQQAQQIKPTLNFQYAGDVPVYATSNLYSASGDVNQYNDMNGIRFCETPWLLDTSNSLRQQVVQQWPQAAGSLGRLYAMGIDAYSLAPRLGQLKALPDNRVLGLSGSLSMNANQRVERQLPWAEFSGGQVQRLPDTPR, via the coding sequence ATGATCGCTTGCCTGCGGCTGTTCACAGCCCTCTGCCTTGCCGCCCTGCTGGCAGCCTGTGCCAGCTCGCCCTCATCCAGCCTGGGCGAACTGCCACGCACCCCGGACGCCAGCATCGAGCAACTGCTCGAAAAGGCAGCTTCCAGCAAGTCCGCGGAAGACGCCGCCCTGCTGCGCCTGAGCGCAGCCGACCTGGCCTACAAGCAGAAGGACTTCCCACGCGCCGCACGCATCCTTGAGCAGGTGCCGCTGGACACGCTCAAGCCGGCCCAGCAAGTGTTCGCCAGCACCCTCGGTGCCGAGCTGGCCATGAGCCGCAACCAGCCCAAGGCTGCACTGACCGCCCTGGCTCACCCCAGCCTGCAACGCGTCGCCGAACTGCCAGAACAACAACAGGCGCGCACCTACAGCGTGCACGCAGCCGCCCTCGAAGCCGATGGCCAGGCCCTGGCCGCCGCGCAACAGCGCGTACTGCTGGCCCCGCTGCTCAGCGGCCAGGCCGCCAGCGCCAACAATGACGCCATCTGGGCCCTGGTCGCCTCGCTGCCGGCAGAGCAACTGCAGCAGCCAGGCAACGACCAGACCCTGGCCGGCTGGACCAGCCTGGCCTTCGCGGTAAAAAGCGCCGGCACCCTGGAGCAGCAGCAAGCGGCTATCGAAGCCTGGGTCAAGCAGCACCCGGACCACCCGGCCGCCCAGCAACTGCCGCTGGCGCTGACCAAGCTCAAGGAGCTGGCCAGCCAGCCGCTGACCAAGATTGCCCTGCTGCTGCCCCAGGAAGGCCCGCTGGCCGGTGTTGCCCGCGCCTTGCGTGACGGCTTCATGGCTGCGCACTTCCAGGCCCAGCAAGCCGGCCAGCAGGCGCCAGCCGTGCAGGTATTCGACAGCTCGCGCATCGGCTCGCTCGACGACTTCTATCGCCAGGCCCAGGCCGCTGGCGTACAGCTGGTCATTGGCCCGCTGGAAAAACCGCTGGTCAAGCAACTGGCTGCCAAGCCACAACTGCCGATCACTACCCTGGCCCTGAACTACGCCGACGCCGGCCAGAAGGCTCCGCCGCAGCTGTTCCAGTTCGGCCTGGCTGCCGAAGACGAAGCCCGTGAAGTGGCACGCCGCGCCCGCGCCGATGGCATGGTCCGCGCCGTAGCCCTGGTGCCGAGCGGCGAATGGGGCGACCGCGTGCTTGCCGCCTTCCGCCAGGACTGGGAGGGCAACGGTGGCACCCTGCTCGCCGCCGAGCGCATCGCCCAGCCGGTCGCCCTGGCCCAGCAGATTGCCGACCTGTTCCAACTGCGCCAGAGCGAGGGCCGCGCCAAGAGCCTGCAGAGCACGGTAGGCGGCAGCATCGCCGCACAGCCGTCGCGCCGCCAGGACATCGACTTCATCTTCCTCGCCTCGACCCCGCAACAGGCCCAGCAGATCAAGCCGACCTTGAACTTCCAGTACGCCGGTGACGTACCGGTCTACGCCACCTCGAACCTGTACAGCGCCAGTGGTGACGTCAACCAGTACAACGACATGAACGGCATCCGCTTCTGCGAAACGCCGTGGCTGCTCGACACCAGCAACAGCCTGCGCCAGCAGGTCGTGCAGCAGTGGCCGCAAGCCGCCGGCAGCCTGGGCCGCCTGTATGCCATGGGCATCGATGCCTACAGCCTGGCGCCACGCCTGGGCCAGCTGAAAGCGCTGCCGGACAACCGCGTACTGGGCCTTTCGGGCAGCCTGAGCATGAACGCCAACCAGCGCGTCGAACGCCAGTTGCCCTGGGCCGAGTTCTCCGGCGGCCAGGTCCAGCGCCTGCCTGACACCCCTCGCTGA
- a CDS encoding ClpXP protease specificity-enhancing factor has translation MNSSRPYLVRALYEWIVDNDCTPHMLVNAEFPKVQVPDGFASDGQIVLNISPSAVRSLHMDNDAVSFEGRFGGVAHSLFVPVGAILGIYARENGQGMVFELESPDGDDLEDDDVQPDDDGPPEGGGQPPRPTGRPSLKVVK, from the coding sequence ATGAACTCCAGTCGCCCCTATCTGGTTCGAGCACTGTACGAGTGGATCGTCGACAACGATTGCACGCCCCATATGCTGGTCAATGCCGAGTTCCCGAAAGTCCAGGTGCCGGACGGTTTCGCCAGTGATGGCCAGATCGTCTTGAATATCTCGCCAAGCGCCGTGCGCAGCCTGCACATGGACAACGATGCGGTCAGCTTCGAGGGCCGTTTCGGCGGCGTGGCTCACTCGCTGTTCGTGCCGGTTGGCGCCATCCTGGGCATCTACGCCCGCGAAAATGGCCAGGGTATGGTCTTCGAACTGGAGTCGCCGGATGGCGACGACCTTGAGGACGATGATGTACAGCCGGATGACGATGGCCCGCCGGAAGGGGGCGGCCAGCCGCCGCGTCCGACTGGGCGACCAAGCCTGAAAGTGGTCAAGTGA
- the petA gene encoding ubiquinol-cytochrome c reductase iron-sulfur subunit — MSNDGVNAGRRRFLVAATSVVGAAGAVGAAVPFVGSWFPSAKAKAAGAPVKVNIAKVEAGQQMVAEWRGQPVFIVRRTDEILGNLKKVVGDLADPESKASVQPTYVDPQVRSIKPEILILVGLCTHLGCSPTFRPEVAPADLGPKWVGGYFCPCHGSHYDLAGRVYKSQPAPLNLPVPPHSYESDEIVVIGVDQENA; from the coding sequence ATGAGCAATGACGGCGTCAACGCAGGCCGGCGCCGCTTCCTCGTAGCCGCGACATCCGTAGTCGGGGCGGCGGGGGCAGTGGGGGCTGCGGTACCGTTCGTGGGGTCATGGTTTCCCAGTGCCAAGGCGAAAGCCGCGGGTGCACCGGTGAAGGTCAATATCGCCAAGGTCGAGGCCGGGCAGCAGATGGTGGCCGAGTGGCGTGGCCAGCCTGTGTTCATCGTGCGGCGAACGGACGAGATTCTCGGCAACCTGAAAAAAGTCGTCGGTGATCTGGCTGACCCCGAGTCCAAGGCCTCGGTTCAGCCGACCTACGTCGATCCGCAGGTTCGTTCGATCAAACCGGAAATCCTCATCCTCGTCGGCCTGTGCACGCACCTGGGCTGCTCGCCTACCTTCCGCCCGGAAGTCGCACCCGCCGACCTCGGCCCGAAATGGGTCGGTGGCTATTTCTGCCCGTGCCACGGCTCCCACTACGACCTGGCTGGCCGTGTCTACAAGTCGCAGCCGGCGCCTCTCAACCTGCCCGTGCCACCGCACTCTTACGAGTCGGACGAGATCGTCGTCATCGGCGTTGACCAGGAGAACGCATGA
- a CDS encoding cytochrome b: protein MSKFMDWIDARFPATKMWEDHLSKYYAPKNFNFLYFFGSLALLVLVNQIVTGVWLTMSFTPSAEEAFASVEYIMRDVEYGWILRYLHSTGASAFFIVVYLHMFRGLLYGSYQKPRELVWLFGMLIYLALMAEAFMGYLLPWGQMSYWGAQVIISLFGAIPVIGGDLTQWIRGDYLISGITLNRFFALHVVALPIVILGLVVLHILALHEVGSNNPDGVDIKKKKDENGIPLDGIPFHPYYTVKDIVGVVVFLFVFCAVVFFFPEMGGYFLEKPNFEQANAFKTPEHIAPVWYFTPFYAILRAVPDKLMGVIAMGAAIAVLFVLPWLDRSPVRSMRYKGWISKLFLLVFCVAFVILGVLGVLAPTPGRTLLSQVCTVLYFAYFLLMPFYTRLEKTKPVPERVTG from the coding sequence ATGAGCAAGTTCATGGACTGGATTGATGCTCGCTTCCCCGCCACCAAAATGTGGGAAGACCACCTGAGCAAGTATTACGCGCCCAAGAACTTCAACTTCCTGTACTTCTTCGGCTCCCTGGCGCTGCTGGTGCTGGTCAACCAGATCGTCACCGGTGTGTGGCTGACCATGAGCTTCACGCCCTCGGCGGAAGAGGCGTTCGCCTCGGTCGAGTACATCATGCGTGACGTGGAATACGGCTGGATCCTGCGCTACCTGCACTCCACCGGTGCATCGGCGTTCTTCATCGTGGTCTACCTGCACATGTTCCGAGGCCTGCTCTACGGCTCCTACCAGAAGCCGCGTGAACTGGTATGGCTGTTCGGCATGCTGATCTACCTGGCGCTGATGGCCGAAGCGTTCATGGGCTACCTGCTGCCGTGGGGCCAGATGTCGTACTGGGGTGCCCAGGTGATCATCTCGCTGTTCGGTGCCATCCCGGTGATCGGTGGCGACCTTACCCAGTGGATCCGCGGTGACTACCTGATCTCGGGCATCACCCTGAACCGCTTCTTCGCCCTGCACGTGGTCGCCCTGCCAATCGTGATTCTCGGCCTGGTGGTGCTGCACATCCTTGCCCTTCACGAAGTGGGTTCGAACAACCCCGATGGCGTCGACATCAAGAAGAAAAAGGACGAAAACGGTATCCCGCTGGACGGTATCCCGTTCCACCCGTACTACACCGTCAAGGACATTGTCGGCGTGGTGGTGTTCCTGTTCGTGTTCTGCGCCGTGGTGTTCTTCTTCCCGGAAATGGGCGGTTACTTCCTGGAAAAACCGAACTTCGAGCAGGCCAACGCCTTCAAGACCCCAGAGCACATTGCGCCTGTGTGGTACTTCACACCGTTCTACGCGATCTTGCGTGCGGTACCTGACAAGCTGATGGGTGTTATCGCCATGGGTGCGGCGATTGCCGTGCTGTTCGTGCTGCCCTGGCTCGACCGCAGCCCGGTGCGTTCAATGCGCTACAAGGGCTGGATCAGCAAGCTCTTCCTGCTGGTGTTCTGCGTGGCCTTCGTCATCCTCGGCGTGCTGGGCGTACTGGCGCCGACACCTGGGCGTACCTTGCTGTCGCAGGTGTGCACGGTGTTGTACTTCGCCTACTTCCTGCTGATGCCGTTCTACACAAGGCTCGAGAAGACCAAACCGGTTCCGGAAAGGGTGACTGGCTGA
- the rpsI gene encoding 30S ribosomal protein S9, whose amino-acid sequence MSATQNYGTGRRKTATARVFLRPGTGNISINNRSLDVFFGRETARMVVRQPLELTETVEKFDIYVTVSGGGVSGQAGAIRHGITRALMEYDETLRGALRRAGYVTRDAREVERKKVGLRKARKRPQYSKR is encoded by the coding sequence ATGTCGGCGACTCAAAACTACGGCACTGGCCGTCGCAAGACCGCAACCGCTCGCGTATTCCTGCGTCCGGGTACTGGTAACATTTCCATCAACAACCGTTCTCTGGACGTGTTCTTCGGTCGCGAAACCGCTCGCATGGTTGTTCGTCAGCCGCTCGAGCTGACCGAAACCGTTGAGAAGTTCGACATCTACGTCACCGTTTCCGGTGGTGGTGTCAGCGGTCAAGCCGGTGCGATCCGTCACGGTATCACCCGCGCTCTGATGGAATACGACGAAACCCTGCGTGGCGCTCTGCGTCGTGCTGGCTACGTCACCCGCGACGCTCGTGAAGTCGAGCGTAAGAAAGTGGGTCTGCGTAAAGCGCGTAAGCGTCCTCAGTACTCCAAGCGTTAA
- a CDS encoding glutathione S-transferase N-terminal domain-containing protein, protein MGATNRLACYSDPADHYSHRVRLVLAEKGVSVQVIDVDPGRLPPKLVEVNPYGSVPTLVDRDLALYESTVVMEYLEERYPHPPLMPVYPVARGNSRLLMHRIQRDWCALADTVLDPRSSEAARAEARKALRESLTGVSPLFGEFACFMSEEQSLVDCCLLPILWRLPVLGIELPRQAKPLLDYMERQFAREPFQASLSSVEREMRKL, encoded by the coding sequence ATGGGCGCAACCAACAGGTTAGCCTGCTATTCCGACCCCGCTGATCACTATTCTCATCGGGTACGCCTTGTGCTCGCCGAGAAGGGCGTCAGCGTGCAGGTCATCGATGTCGACCCTGGTCGCCTGCCACCCAAGCTGGTCGAGGTGAACCCTTACGGCAGCGTGCCGACCCTGGTCGATCGTGACCTGGCGTTGTATGAATCGACCGTGGTGATGGAATACCTCGAGGAGCGTTACCCGCATCCGCCGTTGATGCCGGTGTACCCCGTTGCGCGCGGCAACAGCCGTTTGCTGATGCACCGTATCCAGCGCGACTGGTGTGCCCTGGCCGATACCGTGCTCGACCCGCGTAGCAGCGAGGCTGCTCGTGCCGAGGCGCGCAAGGCCTTGCGCGAAAGCCTGACCGGGGTCTCGCCATTGTTCGGCGAGTTCGCCTGTTTCATGAGCGAGGAGCAAAGCCTGGTCGATTGTTGTCTACTGCCCATACTCTGGCGTTTGCCGGTGTTGGGAATCGAGTTGCCGCGGCAAGCCAAGCCGCTGCTGGATTACATGGAGCGGCAGTTCGCCCGCGAGCCTTTCCAGGCGAGCCTGTCCTCCGTAGAACGTGAAATGCGCAAGCTTTAA
- a CDS encoding BON domain-containing protein: MTPMRLGLMALTLCLSVTGCSSVLTSTRNSPIEDDRGTRTIGSKIDDSLIETKASVNIAKASPDLDKGSHIVVSSYNGIVLLAGQTPRADLKSLAEQTASQVQRVKKVHNELQVMQPSSILARNNDAWLTTKIKAQMLTDNAVPSSRIKVITENGIVYLLGLVTQQEANSATAVVQGVSGVQKIVKLFEYID; this comes from the coding sequence ATGACCCCTATGCGCCTCGGCCTGATGGCCCTGACCCTGTGCCTGAGCGTCACCGGTTGCAGCTCGGTACTGACCTCTACCCGCAATTCGCCGATCGAAGATGATCGCGGCACGCGCACCATCGGCAGCAAGATCGACGATTCGCTGATCGAAACCAAGGCCTCGGTCAATATCGCCAAGGCCAGCCCTGACCTGGACAAAGGTTCGCACATCGTTGTCAGCAGCTACAACGGCATCGTCCTGCTGGCCGGCCAGACCCCACGTGCCGACCTCAAGAGCCTCGCCGAGCAGACCGCCAGCCAGGTGCAGCGGGTCAAGAAAGTGCACAACGAACTGCAGGTGATGCAGCCCTCTTCCATCCTGGCGCGCAACAACGACGCCTGGTTGACCACCAAGATCAAGGCCCAGATGCTGACCGACAATGCCGTCCCCAGCTCGCGCATCAAGGTGATTACCGAGAACGGCATCGTCTACCTGCTCGGCCTGGTGACCCAGCAGGAGGCCAACTCGGCCACTGCCGTGGTACAGGGTGTGTCGGGCGTGCAGAAGATCGTCAAGCTGTTCGAGTACATCGACTGA
- a CDS encoding YgdI/YgdR family lipoprotein, which yields MKKLLLPALLFGTFATLAGCSTPSLITLNDGREIQAVDAPKFDRDAGFYEFQQLDGKRTRINKDQVRTISDL from the coding sequence ATGAAAAAGCTTCTGCTGCCCGCCCTGCTGTTCGGCACTTTCGCCACCCTGGCCGGCTGCTCCACCCCAAGCCTGATCACCCTCAACGATGGCCGTGAAATCCAGGCCGTCGACGCACCGAAGTTCGACCGCGACGCCGGCTTCTACGAGTTCCAGCAACTCGACGGCAAGCGCACCCGCATCAACAAGGACCAGGTACGCACCATCAGCGACCTGTAA
- a CDS encoding cytochrome c1: MKKLIAVFLLAVMPAFSFAAEPGLELDKVDIDLSDKAAMQDGARTFANYCMGCHSAKFQRYERVADDLGIPHELMLEKLVFTGAKIGDHMQIGMKPSDAKTWFGAAPPDLTLVARVRGTDWLYTYLRSFYEDPSRPYGVNNKVFPNVGMPNVLVGLQGNQHVGCKQVQTVIDGKKQFDPLTGTPITHEACDQLTITPNSGTLTTEQFDEKVKNLVTFLAYSANPVKLESQRIGTYVLLYLAFFFVFAYLLKREYWKDVH; this comes from the coding sequence ATGAAAAAGTTGATTGCAGTATTTTTGCTGGCAGTGATGCCTGCCTTTTCCTTCGCGGCCGAACCCGGCCTGGAGCTGGACAAGGTCGACATCGACCTGAGTGACAAGGCCGCCATGCAGGACGGTGCGCGTACCTTTGCCAACTATTGCATGGGTTGCCACAGTGCCAAGTTCCAGCGTTACGAGCGGGTGGCCGATGACCTGGGCATCCCGCACGAGCTGATGCTGGAGAAGCTGGTGTTCACGGGGGCAAAGATCGGTGACCACATGCAGATCGGCATGAAGCCCAGTGACGCCAAGACCTGGTTCGGTGCGGCACCGCCCGACCTGACCCTGGTTGCCCGGGTGCGTGGCACCGACTGGCTGTACACCTACCTGCGCAGCTTCTACGAGGACCCGTCGCGGCCTTACGGGGTGAACAACAAGGTGTTCCCGAACGTCGGCATGCCCAACGTACTGGTTGGCCTGCAGGGCAACCAGCATGTTGGTTGCAAGCAGGTGCAGACCGTGATCGATGGCAAGAAGCAATTCGACCCGTTGACCGGCACCCCGATAACCCATGAAGCCTGCGACCAGCTGACCATTACGCCGAATTCCGGTACCCTGACGACCGAGCAGTTCGACGAGAAGGTCAAGAACCTGGTGACCTTCCTGGCCTATTCGGCCAACCCGGTCAAACTGGAAAGCCAGCGCATCGGTACCTACGTGTTGCTGTACCTGGCTTTCTTCTTCGTATTCGCCTACTTGCTCAAGCGTGAATACTGGAAGGACGTGCACTGA
- a CDS encoding phosphoheptose isomerase: protein MDMQSRIRRLFQASIDTKQQAMDILAPHIEQASLVMVNALLNEGKMLACGNGGSAGDAQHFSSELLNRFERERPSLPAIALTTDSSTLTSIANDYSYNEVFSKQIRALGQPGDVLLAISTSGNSANVIQAIQAAHDREMIVVALTGRDGGGMASLLLPEDVEIRVPSTVTARIQEVHLLAIHCLCDLIDSQLFGSEE from the coding sequence ATGGACATGCAATCCCGAATTCGCCGGCTGTTCCAGGCCAGCATCGATACCAAGCAACAGGCAATGGACATCCTGGCACCGCACATCGAGCAGGCCAGCCTGGTCATGGTCAACGCGCTGCTCAACGAGGGCAAGATGCTCGCCTGCGGCAACGGCGGCTCGGCCGGCGATGCCCAGCATTTTTCCTCGGAGCTGCTCAACCGCTTCGAGCGCGAACGCCCGAGCCTGCCGGCCATCGCGCTGACCACCGACAGCTCGACCCTGACCTCGATCGCCAACGACTACAGCTACAACGAAGTCTTTTCCAAGCAGATCCGCGCCCTGGGCCAGCCCGGCGACGTTCTGCTGGCGATTTCCACCAGCGGCAACTCGGCCAACGTCATCCAGGCGATCCAGGCCGCACATGACCGCGAAATGATTGTCGTAGCATTGACTGGCCGTGACGGCGGCGGCATGGCTTCGCTGCTGCTGCCCGAAGACGTGGAAATCCGCGTACCTTCGACGGTTACCGCACGCATCCAGGAAGTCCACCTGCTGGCGATCCACTGCCTGTGTGATCTGATCGACAGCCAACTGTTCGGGAGTGAAGAATGA
- a CDS encoding YraN family protein, translated as MAAASPTRAGQAAETQALEYLQGQGLQLLARNWRCKGGELDLVMLDADTVVFVEVRYRLHAGFGGALGSIDGRKQKRLVLAASLFLQKEPHWGNHPCRFDVVALQGSHHAGRPLQWLKNAFEC; from the coding sequence ATGGCAGCAGCGTCGCCCACCCGCGCCGGGCAGGCAGCAGAAACCCAGGCCCTTGAGTACCTTCAAGGGCAGGGTCTGCAACTGCTGGCGCGCAACTGGCGATGCAAAGGTGGAGAGCTTGATCTGGTCATGCTCGACGCCGATACAGTAGTATTCGTCGAAGTCCGCTACCGGTTGCACGCGGGCTTCGGTGGCGCCCTCGGCAGTATCGACGGGCGCAAGCAGAAACGGTTGGTGCTCGCCGCCAGCCTGTTCCTGCAGAAGGAGCCCCACTGGGGCAACCACCCCTGCCGCTTCGACGTAGTCGCCCTGCAGGGCAGCCACCATGCAGGCAGACCGCTTCAATGGCTGAAAAATGCCTTCGAATGCTGA